A DNA window from Providencia huaxiensis contains the following coding sequences:
- a CDS encoding Do family serine endopeptidase has protein sequence MKRKNFFLTAVAMSLGLSLAAIPAVSSAALPATLPATAQSQNMPSLAPMLEKVLPAVVNIHVSGTRVQNQQIPEELKFFFGPNIPQQQQSVRPFEGLGSGVIIDAQQGYILTNNHVIDGADKIQIQLNDGREIAVNLIGKDPQTDIALLKISNAKDIKNLTAVSIADSDKLRVGDFAVAVGNPFGLGQTATSGIISALGRSGLNLEGLENFIQTDASINRGNSGGALVNLNGELIGINTAILAPGGGNIGIGFAIPSNMAKNLSEQLIKHGEVKRGILGIKGTEMNSDIAKAFNIDAQRGAFVSEVLPKSSAAKAGIKSGDVLVSVDGKRINSFAELRAKIGTSQIGKEITIGLIRSGKPMEVKVVLENDEGSATKAEKLSESLLGATISNATVSNTKGVQVDSVAPKSPAAAIGLVKGDLIFGVNDARVETIEQFRKIIDAKPPVLAMKVLRDGETLYLLMKN, from the coding sequence ATGAAAAGAAAAAACTTTTTTCTTACCGCAGTAGCAATGAGTTTAGGGTTATCTTTAGCGGCTATTCCTGCTGTTAGCAGTGCAGCATTACCCGCCACTTTACCGGCTACAGCACAAAGCCAGAACATGCCTAGCTTGGCCCCTATGCTTGAAAAAGTATTGCCTGCTGTAGTGAATATTCATGTGTCTGGTACTCGCGTACAGAACCAACAAATTCCAGAAGAACTTAAATTCTTTTTTGGCCCAAATATACCACAGCAACAACAAAGCGTGCGTCCATTTGAAGGCTTGGGCTCTGGTGTCATTATTGACGCCCAGCAAGGTTATATTTTAACTAACAATCATGTAATTGATGGTGCTGACAAAATTCAAATTCAATTAAATGATGGCCGTGAAATTGCGGTTAACTTAATTGGCAAAGACCCACAAACTGATATCGCGTTATTGAAAATAAGCAATGCAAAAGATATCAAAAACTTAACTGCGGTTAGTATTGCAGACTCCGACAAATTACGTGTTGGTGACTTCGCTGTTGCGGTTGGTAACCCATTTGGCCTAGGCCAAACAGCTACATCAGGGATTATCTCTGCGCTGGGGCGTAGTGGCTTAAACCTTGAAGGGTTAGAAAACTTTATCCAAACCGATGCTTCCATTAACCGTGGTAACTCTGGTGGTGCACTCGTTAACTTAAATGGTGAATTAATCGGTATTAATACCGCTATTTTGGCACCAGGTGGCGGTAATATCGGTATCGGTTTTGCGATCCCAAGTAATATGGCTAAAAACCTTAGCGAGCAGTTAATTAAGCATGGTGAAGTAAAACGCGGGATCTTAGGTATCAAAGGTACTGAGATGAACTCCGATATCGCTAAAGCATTTAATATTGATGCACAGCGTGGTGCTTTCGTAAGTGAAGTTTTACCTAAATCATCGGCTGCTAAAGCAGGTATTAAATCCGGTGACGTTTTAGTCTCTGTTGATGGTAAACGCATTAATAGCTTTGCTGAGTTAAGAGCTAAAATCGGTACCAGCCAAATTGGTAAAGAGATCACTATTGGTTTAATTCGCTCAGGCAAACCGATGGAAGTCAAAGTGGTTCTTGAGAACGACGAAGGCTCAGCAACAAAAGCAGAAAAACTGAGTGAATCGTTATTAGGTGCAACAATTTCTAATGCAACCGTTAGCAACACTAAAGGTGTACAAGTTGACAGCGTGGCGCCAAAATCGCCAGCCGCAGCCATTGGCCTCGTAAAAGGTGATTTAATCTTTGGTGTCAATGACGCTCGTGTTGAGACTATTGAGCAATTCCGTAAGATTATCGACGCTAAACCTCCGGTGTTAGCAATGAAAGTATTACGTGATGGTGAAACCTTATATTTACTGATGAAAAATTAA